One Dreissena polymorpha isolate Duluth1 chromosome 9, UMN_Dpol_1.0, whole genome shotgun sequence genomic window carries:
- the LOC127843797 gene encoding uncharacterized protein LOC127843797 isoform X1 encodes MATADFQESDMNDAEYDFVCQNCASEGLNVEAEYFCKDCAKYVCTNHKNNVHAGHMIPRKSENELAKCYLHNSEFIMFCQTHQELCCDKCLEQNHRSCSDLEFLFVMIAKDKITNENVIKQQAEAKITLEELSKYRKPYNMQKDRIEESAKTAITEIKVFRRNIDTVLDALEKESIDSVNSLKDELTIELQQNINHLLALQGELYNTMTTLIPHSRHELLEYIRFNKVRDIVRKSYSHITDVMTKPANEIEFKAKTNIVQRLANEINLGEAFRYIASIIKKTENYKVKLKDDERTCEINGVCELEDGLLALTDCSNNRLKIMDSGFQLVGVANLSSAPQDICSMGDNKIAVALSENTIQYLEVLNTKIQTLGTIKLEEPCSGIAYHADNLYVASKTVLNMYNTSGYRVKKLYEDNVTPGSVNLCKVNNKGTLIYITGIGQSQIMQLDWSDGQAKPLKQVSLTDPRGLCITEIGNVLVCDRGSNSIMLVNGTNISTLIGSTDCPNMPVAVCYTRTNPCLIIGSSSRNSIRVIRLNEVI; translated from the exons ATGGCAACCGCCGATTTTCAAGAATCAGATATGAATGATGCGGAATATGATTTTGTTTGTCAGAATTGTGCATCTGAAGGATTGAATGTTGAGGCTGAGTATTTCTGTAAAGATTGTGCTAAATACGTCTGCACTAATCACAAAAACAACGTTCATGCAGGCCATATGATACCTCGAAAGTCGGAAAATGAACTTGCAAAATGTTATCTCCACAATTCAGAGTTTATAATGTTTTGCCAGACGCATCAGGAGTTGTGTTGTGATAAGTGCTTGGAACAAAACCACag AAGCTGCAGTGATTTAGAATTTTTATTTGTCATGATTGCCAAAGACAAAATAACCAATGAAAATGTTATAAAGCAACAAGCCGAAGCAAAAATTACCTTAGAAGAACTAAGTAAGTATAGGAAACCTTACAACATGCAAAAGGATAGAATTGAGGAATCCGCTAAAACTGCGATAACAGAAATTAAAGTATTTCGTCGAAATATAGACACAGTTTTAGATGCACTAGAAAAGGAATCTATTGATTCAGTAAATTCCTTAAAAGATGAACTGACAATTGAGCTCCAACAGAATATTAATCATTTATTGGCGCTGCAAGGAGAGCTTTATAACACCATGACGACTCTCATACCACATTCACGTCATGAGCTCTTGGAATACATCCGATTCAATAAGGTTCGGGACATTGTAAGAAAATCCTATTCTCATATAACTGATGTGATGACAAAACCAGCAAATGAAATCGAATTCAAAG CTAAAACAAATATTGTGCAAAGATTGGCCAATGAAATCAACCTGGGTGAGGCATTCCGATATATTGCATCCATTATAAAAAAGACAGAAAACTATAAGGTGAAGTTAAAAGATGACGAAAGAACGTGCGAAATAAACGGAGTTTGTGAGTTAGAAGACGGGCTTTTAGCATTGACTGACTGTTCCAACAACAGACTTAAAATTATGGATTCTGGCTTCCAACTTGTTGGCGTAGCTAATTTATCTAGCGCTCCGCAAGACATTTGCAGTATGGGTGATAATAAGATTGCAGTTGCACTTTCAGAAAACACAATTCAGTATTTGGAAGTACTTAATACAaagatacaaactcttggaactaTCAAATTAGAAGAACCATGTAGTGGAATTGCATACCACGCTGATAATCTGTATGTCGCATCGAAAACAGTTCTCAATATGTACAATACATCTGGATATCGTGTTAAGAAACTTTATGAAGATAATGTGACTCCAG gTTCCGTTAACTTGTGTAAAGTAAATAACAAAGGCACACTTATTTATATAACGGGGATTGGGCAGAGCCAAATCATGCAACTTGACTGGTCAGATGGACAGGCCAAACCTCTGAAACAAGTAAGCCTGACTGATCCAAGAGGTTTGTGCATAACAGAAATCGGGAATGTGCTGGTGTGTGATAGGGGGTCGAACTCAATAATGCTTGTAAATGGTACAAATATATCAACTCTAATTGGTTCGACAGATTGCCCTAACATGCCAGTAGCTGTGTGTTACACAAGAACAAATCCATGTCTAATAATTGGATCCTCGTCGCGTAACAGTATAAGGGTGATTAGACTGAATGAAGTTATTTAA
- the LOC127843797 gene encoding tripartite motif-containing protein 16-like isoform X2, with protein sequence MATADFQESDMNDAEYDFVCQNCASEGLNVEAEYFCKDCAKYVCTNHKNNVHAGHMIPRKSENELAKCYLHNSEFIMFCQTHQELCCDKCLEQNHRSCSDLEFLFVMIAKDKITNENVIKQQAEAKITLEELSKYRKPYNMQKDRIEESAKTAITEIKVFRRNIDTVLDALEKESIDSVNSLKDELTIELQQNINHLLALQGELYNTMTTLIPHSRHELLEYIRFNKVRDIVRKSYSHITDVMTKPANEIEFKENTIQYLEVLNTKIQTLGTIKLEEPCSGIAYHADNLYVASKTVLNMYNTSGYRVKKLYEDNVTPGSVNLCKVNNKGTLIYITGIGQSQIMQLDWSDGQAKPLKQVSLTDPRGLCITEIGNVLVCDRGSNSIMLVNGTNISTLIGSTDCPNMPVAVCYTRTNPCLIIGSSSRNSIRVIRLNEVI encoded by the exons ATGGCAACCGCCGATTTTCAAGAATCAGATATGAATGATGCGGAATATGATTTTGTTTGTCAGAATTGTGCATCTGAAGGATTGAATGTTGAGGCTGAGTATTTCTGTAAAGATTGTGCTAAATACGTCTGCACTAATCACAAAAACAACGTTCATGCAGGCCATATGATACCTCGAAAGTCGGAAAATGAACTTGCAAAATGTTATCTCCACAATTCAGAGTTTATAATGTTTTGCCAGACGCATCAGGAGTTGTGTTGTGATAAGTGCTTGGAACAAAACCACag AAGCTGCAGTGATTTAGAATTTTTATTTGTCATGATTGCCAAAGACAAAATAACCAATGAAAATGTTATAAAGCAACAAGCCGAAGCAAAAATTACCTTAGAAGAACTAAGTAAGTATAGGAAACCTTACAACATGCAAAAGGATAGAATTGAGGAATCCGCTAAAACTGCGATAACAGAAATTAAAGTATTTCGTCGAAATATAGACACAGTTTTAGATGCACTAGAAAAGGAATCTATTGATTCAGTAAATTCCTTAAAAGATGAACTGACAATTGAGCTCCAACAGAATATTAATCATTTATTGGCGCTGCAAGGAGAGCTTTATAACACCATGACGACTCTCATACCACATTCACGTCATGAGCTCTTGGAATACATCCGATTCAATAAGGTTCGGGACATTGTAAGAAAATCCTATTCTCATATAACTGATGTGATGACAAAACCAGCAAATGAAATCGAATTCAAAG AAAACACAATTCAGTATTTGGAAGTACTTAATACAaagatacaaactcttggaactaTCAAATTAGAAGAACCATGTAGTGGAATTGCATACCACGCTGATAATCTGTATGTCGCATCGAAAACAGTTCTCAATATGTACAATACATCTGGATATCGTGTTAAGAAACTTTATGAAGATAATGTGACTCCAG gTTCCGTTAACTTGTGTAAAGTAAATAACAAAGGCACACTTATTTATATAACGGGGATTGGGCAGAGCCAAATCATGCAACTTGACTGGTCAGATGGACAGGCCAAACCTCTGAAACAAGTAAGCCTGACTGATCCAAGAGGTTTGTGCATAACAGAAATCGGGAATGTGCTGGTGTGTGATAGGGGGTCGAACTCAATAATGCTTGTAAATGGTACAAATATATCAACTCTAATTGGTTCGACAGATTGCCCTAACATGCCAGTAGCTGTGTGTTACACAAGAACAAATCCATGTCTAATAATTGGATCCTCGTCGCGTAACAGTATAAGGGTGATTAGACTGAATGAAGTTATTTAA